The Biomphalaria glabrata chromosome 1, xgBioGlab47.1, whole genome shotgun sequence sequence GTAGATACTTGTACGCTGGGCTGAAAGCTTCAACACCGTCCTCAACTGTCCATCACAAGCATAGTGTAaataacttagttttagttctaTACTGTGGGATCAATAAATAacttagtttttgttctatactGTGAGATCAATAaataacttagttttagttctaTACTGACCAATGATATATAGATGGAAGCCCAAATGTAATGTGCTATGAGAGGCTTGAACTTTCAATATTACACTATAGCTTGCTTAGTGGTATGATTCAATGATTGGGCTATAACTTAATGAAGGAATAAGATGATCGTTTTATAGTAGTCTTGTATGAACAAGGTAGTTTACAAAGCAACTATGAGTAAGTAAGCTATAGGATTTATTGACAAGACTATTTTCATGTGCACTATGATATATTCTTAGTGCTAATACATTGAAATGAATCAAAGCCTACAACTAGGTAGCATAAATCTAAATCATACATTAACAAATATTACCCCAATACAACACCTAAAAACCTGAAAATGCATCCCCATCATACAGTACCAAGACCAGATCAGCACACCAAGTGATCACTGGATACACATATTACCCCCCACTTGAAAAACCCGTGTTAAAAACACAATTCACAACTAATAAATTAGGAAATACACAATCTCACAACTTACACACCCATGTTCTTGACACATAATAATGACTCCCTTGCTGATCAGCTTAAAGTATTAACTTCCATATCTAACTTGTTAATGAAGTATTAACTTCCATATCTAATTTGTTAATGAAGTATTAACTTCCATATCTAATTTGTTAATGAAGTATTAACTTCCATATTTAACTTGTTAATGAAGTATTAACTTCCATATCTAACTTGTTAATGAAGTATTAACTTCCATATCTAATTTGTTAATGAAGTATTAACTTCCATATCTAACTTGTTAATGAAGTATTAACTTCCATATCTAACTTGTTAAGTGGTAGGGTCCTGGGATTAGGCTTTATTCCTGCTGAAATATATTAGCAATGGGCAGTACAGAATGGACAGCTTACCTTACAAAGAATCATAAATTAACAATTCTAGAATAATTTATGCTGCCCTCAAGAACGCTTGTGATCCAATGGTGTACTGAAACATTTGTGTACTGAGATAATTGTGTagatcattttgttttatagcatGAACCTCTTCCTTAAAcctttaatataagcttttttttgaataaacttatcatttttttacaaagcttatactaactcagtctgtatgtctgtctggattcttttactagttttttctcccattttacattctcagatcaagttaaaatttggcaaaattattcattgtcaaagaCAATCCATGAATCaattcaaaaaattaaccaattagttaatccattagtagtaattaattgtgttttatacaTAAAAGGAGTAGATAGATATTgtaatattgagagatatgacaGTGATTGTGCTGTTtttccttatttttttaaattgttttttgtattttgcttgtttctttcGTTCCTTCTGGTCAGATTTGAAAGTAGAGACTTCAGTCCTGACACACTCTTCAAAGGCAAACACTTTGACTTGGGATTTTGTAGCAGTACACGTGTGTggattgaaacaaaaacaattcaagAATAAACTTTCAAGATGAAGACATGTGTGTAAGacaaacacaaaacacacacaaatcaaGAAAAGTCATTGCTGCCATAAAAAGAGGCATTTTTTAATAAGTCAATTGTTTACAATGCAATATATTGGTATAGAACATTGAAATGAACAATAACATGGTTTAGGAATATTTTATGATTTGAATTTAAGCagtagccaaaaaaaaacaaccttaatGCCCAAAACAGTTGTAGATCTTTAAAAATACATACAAAGTACACATTGAAAAGTGTGTCAAcgatacacatacacacacacatttccaGACACTTTACTAACCAACAgtttacacaaaacaaaatgttgaatCAGTTGGACAAAAGAAAAGAGTCAATTAATCAACTCTTTAAAAAGCCACAATGGATATGATGATATTCAAGGCAAATGCATATAAAGATGCTGTATATCAAAAATAGAGTAAAAATGGTTTCTATGACAACATGGTTATGTCCAGTCAGGAGCTAGTAATAGACAATGGGAAGTGGATCACAAGATGGCCTGAGGAGTCAAAAAGTACAAGACATAAGCAGGGCATAGAGTTGACAAATAGAGCATTAACACAATAGCACAAGTTAGAAAGGGTAAAAATGAATCCTCCTACAAAGCTGCTACaaaataaaggtaaaaaagttgcttagctttaaaaaataataattatagaatATCACATGGTGTCACTATTGCTATCACCTGTATATAACCCTAGCAGTAATCTCATGGTCTAAATAAACCCAACAAGCAAGGCATAAGAGAttcatgatatttaaaaaataaaaggttcTGTCAGGCATgcacacatttttaaataaatattttctacaaAAGTGGGGAGAGGTGAATGTTAGCTATTTAAGTATTTGTGTTATTGGTTCATTTTGAATCTGTAAAAATATCAGAgctacatcttatcttatcttatataatacagacgttacttcaaaaaagaagatgattacgtcctacgcgtcatgcatttagtcatgcatattaaccaatgacttaaattctgccaagtcactggttttcctggctagctcaggcaacccattccatgctctaatagcactagggaagaaggagtatttgtacaaatttgtcctagcatatgggacgaggaatgtgcctttatctttgtgtctttcagagtattttattaaattttgtttttgtatttgaagattatggttcagtgttttatgtatgattgctactttacttttgagccttctgtcctgaaggctttctaaatttagtgattttactaaaggtgttactctagtcatatgtgaatattcgtttgttatgaatcgcactgctctattttgtgtctgttctagtttcttaatgttttcttgagttgaggggtcccaaacagaggatgcatattctattattggcctaaccaaggttaaataacattttagttttatgttcttatttgatttatagaaatttcttttaataaatcctaatgctttgtttgatttttttgtagtttcatcaatatgtggattccatgacagtttttcatttattataacacctaggtattttgcgtttttagtctgtgttactggtttgccatgaataagataagtggaattaatttgttttagtttttttgttactcttaacaactgacatttttctgggtggaaagacatgctccaatttgattcccatttctgtaattcatctaattctctttgtaaaatatctgtgtcttgtgttgtttttattgttctatatattatgcaatcgtctgcaaataatctgacttttgttcctgaagtaatgcaatttggtaaatcatttatgtaaattaaaaatagtagtggacctacaGATTAATATCATtggtctttaaaaaacaaaattttgtatAACAGTAaagaactagaaaaaaaaaaaaaagcataaatcttttaaaacaaatttttgctCTATACAAATTTGTTCAGCTTGAAAAATAAGTCATTAAGTACAACACTCCAAAATGTTTGCATATAAGAAAAACTCTTGCTTTGGCAAATATACAACAATGACTTCAATGTAAACCAACAAATCTTCACTGCTttcaatgaaacaaatataaaaaatagttCCAATTTTTAAAGCCAATATGTTGAAACAGAAGAACACAATGTACATTTAGCTCAATAAGAAGGAACAAATCTTATTTCAATGAATTGAAagcaatgagaaaaaaattcaaaggcaattatttaaattatagtttTATAAAAATGAATCTCTGCTATATaaattgttgacattttaaaacaacaagatATGTGTAGTATTAAGATTTAgctaacaacaaacaaaacggAATGACTTTGCTTATGAGGTTAACACTTGACTtgatacagaaacaaaatgaacacTTCTAGATCAGAATTATTACCAAGGAGCTCTATCAATAGCTCAACAACAATTGGAGAATTGAATTGTTAAAGCTTCATCAGATATAACTACCTGTATACTTTGTTTTATATGAAATGTTAAAACTTcccaaatatataaataagttaATGACTATGTCAGGTTGACTTGATAAATGTTATGAGGTATGATAAATTACACTATAAATACATCTAAATTAAACAGTTAGTAGGTAATtcactaataaaataattttaaacagaTTAGCAAATTACAGTTAcatctagttaaaaaaaacttttgctgacataaaaaaaaaatttgggtaATTATAGTTGGCATGAACTATTTCACAGTATTCAAATGTGGCAACACAAAATGTAGGAATGGACTTCTTCCTTCTTCCGTCAGTCACACTAGTTTTGTAATGTTTTGGATAGAAAGTGTTTCAAAAACTGGTTGAAGGATTAGACAGCATCCAATCCTGAGATGAATATAAAGGTAATAGGAAATGTGGCATCCACTAAAGCAGTTCAGGATGAACACAGTATATCAATAGAAATGTTTTCTGCCTAGCATAGTCAGCAGTGGACAGTTCTTAACAAAGTAAATGTTAGCTACAACAAATATAATGATAAATATATCAAGGGAACTATCTAAAGTCAAGCAAAGGGTAAATGGAGCTACATCAGTGCAGTGTTAAATCTAAGAATACAATGTCAGACTTAGTCATGGCTCTGTGATCTTACTGGTCAAAGTCTGATACTGAGGAATGTTCAGCCAAGAATTCATCTCCAACTTCGGTCAGCTGATCAGGAGTCTCACAGTACAGTCTGGGCACTGTGCTATCAGCTCGAACTATCGGAGGCCTTTAGGAAacaaagtcattttctttttaaacgaagcaaatgtcaaatataaagaaaagttaaatttttatttaaaaaaagaaggcaCTCTACAACCAAACTGTAGCTATATTAACTAAACTTGTCATGATTAATTTcgtattttatttgaaaaatatattttctaaggTTTACATCTTTAAAAATTTCATCAAAAGGTTAGTTAGCaggtttttctttcttttttttctggcctagacttaaatatttaatagaaaAATGATTGGCATCCAAAATGAAAGTTTTGAGTTTAGTGAAGATTTAAACTTTAGGCTTATTTTAAACATCTGGTCAGGACAGTCaaagtaaccttttttttttttttttttgggttgatTCCTCATCAAATCTTGTCCGCACAAGTAAACTAGGTAAACTTGCTTTATAGACCTAAGTCTCAAAGTGATCTTACAATAGTGACAAGTATTGTGTGTCCACTACAAAAACAAATCATCAATACTTTCCTCAAATGATACAAAGCAACTAATATATCATTAAGGCAGTGACATTTATCCAGAAACTTGCCCACCTAGATCTGTACCTGAAATTTGCCCACCTAGATCTGAACTTGAATTTTGCCCACCTGAATCTGAACATGGCACTTGCCCACCTAGATGTGAACTTGGAACATTTATTAGACTAGTAACACATTACCACACAACCTTCAAATGAATTTATTGTTCTAAGTTTCTATCAAATGAAACAACTCACTTGACAGACGTATCTTTGGGAGTAAGTGGGATGCTTGCTCGTGCTCTCCAGGCCAAACTGATCTTACGGAACTGTTCTTCACTTAGTCGAGCTTCATGGTCCACTGTAGACTCATGTGGCATCTGAGGagtcaaaacaagactatgtcTAACATATATAACACCACAGCCCAGGCAtgcatctcatttccatgagataaTCCATAGTCGTTTCAttactgaaggaggccataataGTACTACTATAGTGCCAAAAGAAAGCACTCTAGAGATTAGGTTCCAAGAACAACTTACATGCATTGGAGGAGCTCTGAAACAGTAAGTGAAGGGATAGTACAACATGTTCATAAAGGAAGCAGCATACAGATCTGCATAGCGCATGACTTGAGTGGCAAAAAATGTCTGGCGACTTCCTGATAATGCAGAAAAAAACATAGATTaaccatatttttaaacaagcaTAATAGAAGAATAGgtgaaaaaataaagttttctcaataattgtttttttgttgtttgtttggcTGGGTGGGGAATTGCTTTTAGCAAACTTTACCACTACGGAAGACACTTCCCAAAGTTCCATAAGCCTGGTCCATTTCATGTGTGACAGCCTGTGAAAGTTAAGACAAGAAGATAAAACAAGTTCATGTGATCATTCTAAGACATTCCAATTCAAAGAATTCATTTTGGTCATCACTTACTCTAATGTCTGCCTGGATTTGGGAAATATCTGGTTTACCAGTGTGACTGCTGTCTAGGTttctgtaaattaaaaaaaaaaaaaattttagatgACCATTTTGCTAAGCAAGATAAACTCATTCAAGTTCAATTAAAGAAAAGATGCCACAAGGATTCATGTGTTAGAGCCAATGGTTTTTATAAGTGACTAAGTATTTAGCTAAATAACCTATGACACTCTGTAAACTAAAGATGGACTCAGATCATTGGCAAATCCAGCCACCCAATCAGATTTCCTCACAGTTCAGCTAATGAACTTGCTTCTAAGCTATTTATAATAGCACAAGCTGAGAATTTATTGGTTGTTCATTGTGACCATGTCTGAGAAAAACAGTCACTTGTTCTTACAACCTTGTTGTTTGCTGCTTTCAAAGTTGATGATTCTTTAATCAAATTAGGATCTTTTTCATTGGCCTAGGTTGTTTGTAAATATACAATAATATCAATCCTCAATCTTTATTATTTTCTGGTCAGTCATGTTCACTTACTAAAGAAACCAATATAAAGCAGTTACCTATAGACCTCTGCTATTTCATAATCATATTCAGACAGCTTGGAAAACAGATAACTCTTTTCTGTCCAGACCCCTAGCTCCTGCACCATTTCTGGTACAACAAGAAATGTCCTCCAGCCAAGGGCTTTCTTAGACTTGAGGATGTCTCCAAATATGTGGTCACCAACATAAAGTACTTCAGACAGGCTCTCATTGGCTCCCATTAGCTCATTGAAGACTTCCACAGAGCCTAGTCCATAAAACATTGGACATTAAAGAGCTTAGTCAATTAAACACTTAACATTACATAACCTGAACTATTAAAGACAAGAAATACAGCATCTAGTCATTAAACACTAGACATTATAGAACTTAGTCCATTAAACACTAGACATTATAGAACTTAGTCCATTAAACACTAGACATTATAGAACTTAGTCCATTAAACACTAGACATTATAGAACTTAGTCCATTAAACACTAGACATTATAGAACTTAGTCCATTAAACACTAGACATTATAGAACTTAGTCCATTAAACACTAGACATTATAGAACTTAGTCCATTAAACACTAGACATTATAGAACTTAGTCCATTAAACACTAGACATTATAGAACTTAGTCCATTAAACACTAGACATTATAGAACTTAGTCCATTAAACACTAGACATTATAGAACTTAGTCCATTAAACACTAGACATTATAGAACTTAGTCCATTAAACACTAGACATTATAGAACTTAGTCCATTAAACACATGGCATTCAATAAGGTAAGTTAGTCAAAATGGGCAATGAATTCATTATAACAGACAATATATAGGGGAAGAAAGCTAATCAAGTCTGGGCGGTTCACTTCAGACTGTCTTCACAATGGTCCTGAGGTCAAACCCCAAGGATGTAatgatcttcatttctgaaagaaAGTCTAAAACTTATAAAGCAAACTAAATAGAACAAGTGGTTTATTAGATTGTATTTATAGAGCATGAAGAAGGCCTTATTGACAGAATTGAAGACAAATTGAAAAGACTTCATATGCTGCTGTCCTTCTTTCTGTTTACTGTCCGTCATTCTATACACACTCTagtccagtggttcccaaacttatttgtctcatagaccccttggaaggCCTTGTTGACCCCTGAGGggctatatagaccactttgggaatcacttcTCTAGTCAATGATTGTATTTATGTAGTTACATACAGTGGCTTGAATAACTCATTCAGCACCAACCCAATAAATGaaactaaccaaaaaaaaaaaacaaatataaaactacaaaagataAAATATCAGTAGGATATAAGTGTgatagctataaaaaaaaacaacttaacttCATGAGTGAATAAAAAATTgctgtaaataaataatcaCTCATCTTAAACTAATATGATGTACATACCACCAGAATAAATggcattttgtttaatttttccaGTAAATGTTCCCAAATGTAGACCTCCAGTTGTCTGTACAAAATAGAAATGAGATGCTGTGGTGTTAGGTTAATGGGTAACATTGGTCTTCACTTACACTTCAAATCTTTATTTACAATGAGACAAACAAACTATTACAAGTGATCTCTATTAGTAGATCTCCAAACAATCTAATGATACTAATTAATTAGTGCAATCAAAaggaaataactaaaataaagacttacaaaatgtttttctaaCATTATTATAGTACAAAGTAATGGATGAAGTTTATAACAGTAGAATTAAATTTCAAAGGTAGAATAACTATGAACCACTAGCTAACCTTGTTTACTTCCCTGAGTAATGTCCCTTGCAAAAAGAAGAGTGGCTTCTTGGCATCCACCACAATAAAATCAAAAAAAGAAGTCCAGCATTTCTTGTCTGGGTTCGACTGAAAGGGAAATGATTACCTGAAGGAGGCTTGCTTTCAATTTATCAATAGGTAGGTATATAAATAGTGGAAACATTTGTCTTCATTTTTCTTATAATATATACGCTACTCAcaaagaattttgagtgtgtaacttgcttttttatattgaagaggtggttttttaGCTCTAAACTAAGCTCTGAACTGGAAGGCGGTTTTTAAAcgcaaaacccctcttggctacgctcatagaatctggtaaCTGATATACAGCAAGtcatatattgaagagggggttttatcgtaaattttggaggggttttaaaatcaaaatcttccttagcaaTGCACTTGGactttggggattgtcgtttgcattcttttttttttgttttttggttttgttttatagatgagggggatttgactgcaaataggggggttttaaactcaaaactcccttaGCTGtactagggcaagtgatggtttagtattaagttctcacctaaaataaacagaatcaaagcaaaaaatcagtcactaaattccgacctcccccctacgcccatgatattgattttttttcataattcatGTGTGATTTTATACTTTTGAATTCTAGTTTGGATTGTCTAATTGACAAAGTGAAATCAGAGTTTCACAGATTGCAAGTGGTCAAagtaataaataacattttgtacAGAACCTAAAGAGCCCTTGAAAGGAAATTTTCAGTTGCTTCTAGGGCTAACAATTAATGTAGTCAACATAACTTTCCTTATTCTAACATATGTAAGGTATTTATCTCAGATGGGTAGACTCTGAGATAAGCTACAATCACAGATGGGTAGACTCTGAGATAAGCTACAATCACAGATGGGTAGACTCTGAGACTAGCTACAATTACAGGTGGGTAGACTCTGAGACTAGCTACAATCACAGATGGGTAGACTCTGAGATAAGCTACAATCACAGATGGGTAGACTCTGAGATAAGCTACAATCACAGATGGGTAGACTCTGAGATAAGCTACAATCACAGATGGGTAAACTCTGAGATAAGCTACAATCACAGATGGGTAGACTCTGAGACTAGCTACAATTACAGGTGGGTAGACTCTGAGACTAGCTACAATCACAGATGG is a genomic window containing:
- the LOC106073328 gene encoding cytosolic purine 5'-nucleotidase-like; translated protein: MAESPTTPEVRQGLERKYSMSSHMYKREPSKRVFVNRSLMLEKVRFFGFDMDYTLAMYKSPEYETLGFNHLKQRLVNMGYPEAIIDFEYDPSFPIRGLWFDTYCGTLLKVDGFGNILVCLKGFQFLRSADIRVLYPTMFVQMDETRFRIFNTLYELPLIYILACLIDYFNNNTEYNQTRLGVRAGDVTMTYESIYNDVNAAMEYVHAGDGPLKADTVKNVNKYIVQDERLPVLLSRLRENGKKVFLATNSDYKYTNKVMNYLFDTGSNPDKKCWTSFFDFIVVDAKKPLFFLQGTLLREVNKTTGGLHLGTFTGKIKQNAIYSGGSVEVFNELMGANESLSEVLYVGDHIFGDILKSKKALGWRTFLVVPEMVQELGVWTEKSYLFSKLSEYDYEIAEVYRNLDSSHTGKPDISQIQADIRAVTHEMDQAYGTLGSVFRSGSRQTFFATQVMRYADLYAASFMNMLYYPFTYCFRAPPMHMPHESTVDHEARLSEEQFRKISLAWRARASIPLTPKDTSVKPPIVRADSTVPRLYCETPDQLTEVGDEFLAEHSSVSDFDQ